Proteins from a genomic interval of Falco rusticolus isolate bFalRus1 chromosome 7, bFalRus1.pri, whole genome shotgun sequence:
- the LOC119150695 gene encoding exocyst complex component 3-like protein 2 isoform X6, with the protein MEKSESLYMLLAERMWTVVGEALSGNGRMFLEPLQSVGESLKWEKQKEVELLGSSQETKSVSTWSPNFWRKDLEEKLIQYLTAQIPLFCSSDNTDEDALKQHLSQLETTFLPSLEQRNDVFKEAGLLVTYACCCHASLSSHLSTLTDSNHFSFSQCLSVYEWSLKMYKSGSETCLRPRQISQHSLSLGVQCLMWIILKTEEKLLAFARTEVGKALKEAFDIGKPPCADAAVIQILTEKTEAAWHVSESLSERVEAVCLEECLRFLESYENEVRSFLQLDGCPEICSSLRILQNCCIFRTVWCKLTYICSASTGQDVKVNGLLDRMEDEVTEHFLQTVTSKVKGTLKEHFKKCDSGFNHILEFLKQSFLAFGKEKIDKYEALVKAVNTIVITEYVQALLTTSRKASSVQRRRIASKMEEDHRMLQTVFEECLGPAAGPLKDPIKPILELIQTSDVEGMKIALLPILKEFPDLRKEHLSAVLDIRGSLSREDRAALLKAFHDNSRESETEANLLFADIEVKPRKYGLCGCLCC; encoded by the exons ATGGAAAAGTCTGAATCACTTTATATGCTACTGGCTGAACGAATGTGGACTGTGGTGGGAGAAGCACTCAGTGGAAATGGTAGGATGTTCCTGGAGCCATTGCAGTCAGTAGGGGAATCACTGAagtgggagaagcagaaggaagtggAGTTGCTTGGCAGCAGCCAAGAGACAAAGTCTGTTTCCACCTGGAGTCCAAACTTCTGGAGGAAAGATCTGGAGGAAAAACTAATACAGTACCTGACAGCCCAGATTCCcctgttttgttcttctgatAACACAGACGAGGATGCACTAAAACAGCATCTGAGTCAGCTGGAAACAACGTTTCTCCCCAGCCTGGAGCAAAGAAACGATGTCTTCAAGGAAGCAGGACTGCTCGTCACCTACGCCTGCTGCTGTCATGCCTCTTTGTCTTCTCACCTTTCCACGCTTACTGACAGTAACCATTTCAGCTTCAGCCAATGTCTTTCAGTTTATGAATGGAGCCTTAAAATGTACAAAAG TGGCAGCGAGACGTGTCTGAGACCCAGGCAGatctcccagcacagcctttcccttggTGTGCAGTGTCTCATGTGGATTATTTTGAAGACTGAGGAAAAGTTACTTGCATTCGCCCGG ACGGAAGTAGGGAAGGCCCTGAAAGAAGCCTTTGATATTGGGAAACCCCCTTGTGCAGATGCTGCAGTCATTCAG ATACtaacagagaagacagaggcTGCCTGGCATGTCAGTGAGAGCCTGAGCGAGAGGGTGGAAGCTGTGTGCCTGGAGGAGTGCCTGAGGTTCCTGGAGAG CTACGAAAATGAAGTAAGAAGCTTTCTCCAGCTTGATGGCTGCCCAGAGATCTGCAGCAGTTTACGAAtcctgcagaactgctgcattttcag gaCTGTCTGGTGTAAGCTAACATACATTTGCAGTGCCAGCACTGGTCAGGATGTTAAGGTAAATGGATTACTAGACAGGATGGAGGATGAGGTTACGGAGCATTTTCTGCAGACAGTCACTTCTAAAGTGAAG GGAACACTGAAGGAGCACTTCAAAAAGTGTGACAGTGGTTTTAACCACATCCTCGAATTcttaaagcaaagctttttggcatttggaaaggaaaaaatagacaaaTATGAG GCCCTCGTCAAGGCTGTCAACACCATCGTTATTACAGAATATGTGCAGGCCCTCCTGACCACTTCCAGGAAAGCATCCTCTGTGCAGAGAAGGAGGATTGCCAGCAAGATGGAAGAAGATCACAGGATGCTGCAAACTGTCTTTGAAGAGTGTTTA GGTCCAGCAGCTGGTCCCCTCAAGGATCCTATAAAGCCAATTTTAGAACTTATTCAAACTTCTGATGTTGAGGGGATGAAAATAGCCCTTCTGCCCATTCTCAAAGAATTTCCTGATTTAAG gaaggaaCATCTGAGTGCAGTGCTGGACATCAGAGGCTCACTGAGCCGAGAAGACAGAGCTGCTCTCTTGAAGGCATTTCATGATAATTCCAGGGaatcagaaacagaagcaaacttGCTTTTTGCAGATATAGAAGTAAAACCTAGAAAATATGGACTCtgtggctgcctctgctgttaG